One Sparus aurata chromosome 23, fSpaAur1.1, whole genome shotgun sequence genomic window, TCTGCCCCTTCGAGAGCATCAAGTCCAACGCCTCTAGATAGGAGCGTCATACTGCTGGAGGAACTCCTTCAGAGGATGGGGAAGTTGGTCTCTTTTAGTGGAAATGTCCAAGTGTCCGTTAACCGTTTTCCTGCACAGGTGCTGCAAGGTTGACAAGCTGGCGGAGAGAGGTTTGATGAGCTCCAGAGGGATCTTCTCCCCACCAGAGTAAATGTAGTAGATACTCCCACTGCGAGTGTTCCCTTTGCTCTGAGACATGTAGTAATGCACCAGCTTGAGGACGCAGTCAAAGTGAGGAACAGACTGAACATTTTTAGGGTCCGTCTGCAGGAAAAAAGAGCTTGATTCACACTGGATGCGCAGGTTCTTGGTGCCTGACGCCGTCTTGACACTGAGGGCAAACAGGTGCCGGTTGTCGGAGCTGTCCCGGAGGAGGAACGTGCCGGTGGCTTCGGCCGCCAGCATGGCGTTGGCCTCCTTCCCGGTGATGGCGCCCCAGTAGAAGCCACTCTCCTGGAGCTTGTGCAGCGTGGCGAGGACCATCTGGTACTGCGTCTTGGAGGCAAAGGTCTTATAACGTTGAGGCAGCCGCATGTTGGAGTCCAAGATGCTGCTGCTCATTGCGTTGTCAAACTTGCTGTGAGTTACCATGGCCTGCTTTTCTCGGCAGCCTGGGGGAGCACTGGGCGCCGCACAGACGAGAGTAGAGGTGGTGGGGGTTAAACAGAGGTTCAGAGGGTTGTCGAGGAGGTCAGTGTGTGTTGAAAGGAAAAacctgaagagagaagagaaggagattTTAATGCACAGTGAAAACTGAGATCTGTTTTATCCATATCTTAAactcctgcagctctgttggAAACTAGTTTTCCAGATGTGGAATCTCTGTACATCATGGCTTCAAACTTCCCtagagagcttttttttttctagaaacaaaaaagaaaaaaaaaaacatccacccAAATTCTTTGACTCCTCTCCACAGCTTCAGGGAAGTTGTGGGTTTAACAACTAAAGACTGCTTCCATTTAACTTCCAGCCGATTCGGGGAaactttttttgtgtaatctgcCCTCGGGACTCACCTCCTCGGTCAGTTCCAGTAAGGACATTGTAATCCTGGTTGCGCAATTTACATACCAGGACTAAACCTCACTTATGTTACTCTAAAGACCCAGTAAACATTAGTCATCCACATTTAAACTAGGATAATAAGAATtttgtgacaataaaaaaagaacagatcCTCACCTTCAATGTTTCTCCAAACGtgctcttttttaaaaaaataatccaaGTAATAGGACAGATGATCACTGTTGCCAAgtagtctgtcagtctgtctttcAGGATGATACTTCTTTGGCAACAAACTTCAGACTTGTAAAGTAGTtttctcggtgtgtgtgtgtgtaagcagctGTGGCCtgtgtgctgctctgtgctgagcTGTGAGTTACTAGTGAGGCAGTGAGGCAGAGGGTTTATAACTGCGAGCAGGCTCcgcctcccccctccttccAGTAAAGCCTCTCTCTCTCGGCAGATTGACAGGAAGcacgtatttatttattttttttaaagggttcCTGCTATGAGAAGTGCCCTCCCCCCGCTGTTCCTCCAAAATGAAGTCAAGGAGGAGTTCCTAGCAGTACTTATTTACATTTGGTAACCTAGTATCTCTTCataaacactttttaaataatacacattttattttttgaggaTTTAAGAACCATCTTATGCAAACAGGTTATGATGTTCGGTATACATATATACCTTTTTTGGTAAAAGTTCCCCCTTTTCGTGTGAGGTAATGATTCAGCGTATGTGTAGTCAGTTTCTGAGAAATTCAGACTAATGATGGCACGCATGCGGGGCAGCCGTTCCCCATAGAGGGCGCCAGATTTTAGGGAACTTCATAGGACATTATTAGCTGGTATCCAGGGGCAACGGTTGAGAAGTTTTCTATCTGTTTCCCCAGTAGTGTCAACGGGCACTTTATGATTGTTTTGAAGTTCCTTATTATGATCCCATAAGTCGAACATGACAGTAAATATCAGAATGTGTGCTTTTGTACTGGACCTTGATGGTGTTATTTACTGTGCACTCATTAGGCACTAAACATACTGTAACATGAACATAACTTCTCAGATTTTATAATTCATTTCCTGCTCCAAATTCTAAATGTAATCTGCTACCAAAAAATCCCTCCAACTACattaggttaaaaaaaagtaccatttataattataataagCATTTGATAAGTCACACCACAGTGAAACGTGGTTTTGACCACATAAAAGTGCAAACAGTGGGTTAGGTTGGTGTAtaatactgatactgataatgATACTTTCCGAAGAGAAGCTGTATTTGTTGTGAAATATTGTACATTCACCGGGATGGCACTCAGTAGAaagcatacctccaccaaggtcACAATCATATCAAAtaaagtatattcaaatatcACATCCAATTGTTCTCACTCagagataccagccacctaaacaGGCCTGATTTTGTCATTATGATCCATGCATAATTCTGAGAAAATTACGAAAATGCTGAAAAGACGCCCTGTCTCGCAATGTTAaaggaagtgagaaaaaaaaat contains:
- the socs3a gene encoding suppressor of cytokine signaling 3a, whose protein sequence is MVTHSKFDNAMSSSILDSNMRLPQRYKTFASKTQYQMVLATLHKLQESGFYWGAITGKEANAMLAAEATGTFLLRDSSDNRHLFALSVKTASGTKNLRIQCESSSFFLQTDPKNVQSVPHFDCVLKLVHYYMSQSKGNTRSGSIYYIYSGGEKIPLELIKPLSASLSTLQHLCRKTVNGHLDISTKRDQLPHPLKEFLQQYDAPI